In one Agrobacterium tumefaciens genomic region, the following are encoded:
- the cysK gene encoding cysteine synthase A: protein MPEARKPGRGRVYSSITETIGDTPIVRLDKLAKEKGVKANLLAKLEFFNPIASVKDRIGVAMIEALEAQGKITPGKTTLVEPTSGNTGIALAFAAAAKGYRLILTMPETMSVERRKMLALLGAELVLTEGPKGMKGAIAKAQELAETLPDAIIPQQFENPANPDVHRRTTAEEIWNDTDGTVDILVSGIGTGGTITGTGQVLKSRKPEVKVIAVEPADSPVLSGGNPGPHKIQGIGAGFAPAILDTGIYDEIVTVTNDEAFETARLVAKLEGVPVGISSGAALAAAIKVGAREENSGKNIVVIIPSFAERYLSTALFEGLGL, encoded by the coding sequence ATGCCCGAAGCCAGAAAGCCCGGACGCGGACGCGTCTATTCCTCCATCACGGAAACAATCGGCGATACGCCGATCGTGCGGCTGGACAAGCTGGCGAAGGAGAAGGGCGTGAAGGCCAATCTTCTCGCCAAGCTCGAATTTTTCAATCCCATCGCCTCCGTGAAGGACCGCATCGGCGTCGCCATGATCGAGGCTCTGGAAGCGCAGGGCAAGATCACGCCCGGCAAAACGACGCTGGTGGAGCCGACATCAGGCAATACCGGCATCGCGCTCGCCTTTGCCGCCGCTGCCAAGGGCTACAGGCTGATCCTGACCATGCCAGAGACCATGTCGGTCGAACGCCGGAAAATGCTGGCCCTGCTTGGCGCTGAGCTGGTCCTGACCGAAGGCCCCAAGGGCATGAAGGGCGCGATCGCCAAGGCGCAGGAACTGGCAGAAACACTGCCCGACGCCATCATTCCGCAGCAGTTCGAAAACCCCGCCAATCCGGATGTTCACCGCAGGACGACAGCCGAAGAAATCTGGAACGATACCGACGGCACCGTAGACATTCTGGTCTCGGGCATCGGCACAGGTGGCACGATTACGGGCACGGGCCAGGTACTGAAATCCCGCAAGCCGGAGGTAAAGGTCATTGCGGTCGAGCCCGCCGACAGCCCTGTGCTTTCCGGCGGAAATCCCGGCCCCCACAAGATTCAGGGCATCGGCGCAGGCTTTGCACCCGCTATCCTCGACACCGGAATCTATGACGAGATCGTCACCGTTACCAATGACGAGGCTTTCGAAACAGCACGTCTGGTGGCGAAACTGGAAGGCGTGCCTGTCGGCATCTCTTCCGGTGCTGCGCTGGCGGCGGCGATCAAGGTCGGCGCGCGGGAAGAAAATTCCGGCAAGAACATCGTCGTCATCATTCCTTCCTTCGCGGAACGTTACCTTTCGACGGCGCTTTTCGAAGGGCTTGGGCTTTAA
- the gshB gene encoding glutathione synthase, giving the protein MAKIKNVAIQMDHVSGINIAGDSTFAMSLEAQARGYRLFHYTPDRLSMRDGKIYATVEQMELRDIKGDHFSLSAPERVDLSTMDVIHLRQDPPFDMAYITSTHLLERIHPKTLVVNDPAWVRNSPEKIFVTEFADLMPKTLITKDVAEIARFRNEMGDIILKPLYGNGGAGVFHSARDDRNFSSLLEMFGQMFREPYIAQQYLPDVRKGDKRILLVDGEPVGAINRVPAENDARSNMHAGGRPEPTELTAREKEICRRIGPALRERGFLFVGIDVIGDYMTEINVTSPTGIREVQKFGGADVASLLWDAIEKKREAQDF; this is encoded by the coding sequence ATGGCGAAGATCAAAAACGTCGCGATCCAGATGGATCATGTCTCCGGCATCAACATCGCCGGTGACTCCACCTTCGCCATGAGCCTTGAGGCGCAGGCACGCGGATACCGGCTGTTCCACTACACGCCTGACCGTCTCTCCATGCGCGACGGCAAGATTTACGCCACCGTCGAACAGATGGAGCTGCGCGACATCAAGGGGGACCATTTCTCGCTTTCCGCGCCGGAGCGTGTCGATCTCTCGACCATGGATGTCATCCATCTGCGTCAGGATCCGCCATTCGACATGGCCTACATCACCTCGACCCACCTGCTGGAACGCATTCATCCGAAAACGCTGGTGGTCAACGATCCCGCTTGGGTCCGCAACTCGCCGGAAAAGATTTTCGTCACCGAATTCGCCGATCTGATGCCGAAAACGCTGATCACCAAGGACGTCGCCGAGATCGCCAGATTCCGCAATGAAATGGGCGATATCATCCTCAAGCCCCTTTACGGCAATGGTGGTGCCGGCGTCTTCCATTCGGCACGCGATGACCGCAATTTCTCCTCGCTGCTGGAAATGTTCGGCCAGATGTTCCGCGAGCCTTACATCGCCCAGCAATATCTTCCCGATGTTCGCAAGGGCGACAAGCGTATCCTGCTGGTGGATGGCGAGCCGGTTGGCGCAATCAACCGCGTGCCGGCGGAAAATGATGCCCGCTCCAACATGCATGCCGGCGGCCGCCCGGAACCGACGGAACTGACAGCGCGCGAAAAGGAAATCTGCCGCCGCATCGGTCCTGCCCTGCGCGAGCGTGGTTTCCTGTTTGTCGGCATCGATGTGATTGGCGATTATATGACGGAAATCAACGTCACCTCGCCGACCGGCATTCGCGAAGTGCAAAAATTCGGCGGTGCCGATGTTGCAAGCCTGTTGTGGGACGCGATCGAGAAAAAGCGCGAAGCGCAGGATTTCTGA
- a CDS encoding YifB family Mg chelatase-like AAA ATPase: MVARVNTVAFQGIEGVPVEVQVMVAPGRVGIQIVGLPDKAVAESRERVQAALHASGLALPAKKVTVNLAPADLPKEGSHFDLPIALGLMAALGAIPAEALAKYVVLGELNLDGTIGMVSGALPAAIGANALGKGLICPAESGPEAAWAGAGIDILAPRSLIALANHFRGTQLLSRPTPAIRANPVNLPDLADIKGQESARRALEVAAAGGHNLLMVGPPGSGKSMLAARLPSILPPLEAAELLEVSMVHSIAGQLSGGKLSDRRPFRTPHHSATMAALIGGGLRAKPGEASLAHHGVLFLDEFPEFSPQVLDALRQPLETGECIIARANHRVSYPAEIQLVAAMNPCRCGMAGEPGFTCARGPRCVTDYQARISGPLLDRIDIRIDVPAVSAADLIRPVAAEPSAMVAARVARARFAQQERYAAAGFPAIRTNARCTTTLIEKYAEPDASGLQLLRDAAERLKFSARGYHRILKVARTLADLDGKQTVGRIHVAEAVSYRIAGERLTAAA; the protein is encoded by the coding sequence ATGGTGGCACGGGTCAATACGGTTGCATTTCAGGGCATAGAGGGTGTGCCGGTCGAGGTGCAGGTCATGGTCGCACCTGGAAGGGTCGGAATCCAGATCGTTGGCCTGCCGGACAAGGCAGTGGCCGAAAGCCGGGAGCGGGTGCAGGCCGCCCTGCATGCCTCGGGTCTGGCGCTGCCGGCAAAAAAAGTCACAGTCAATCTGGCCCCTGCCGATTTGCCGAAGGAGGGGTCGCATTTCGATCTTCCCATCGCTTTGGGTCTCATGGCCGCTTTAGGGGCCATACCGGCGGAAGCGCTGGCAAAATATGTGGTTCTCGGCGAACTCAATCTCGATGGCACCATCGGTATGGTTTCGGGCGCTCTGCCTGCTGCCATTGGCGCCAATGCACTTGGCAAGGGACTGATCTGCCCGGCCGAAAGCGGACCGGAGGCAGCCTGGGCCGGAGCCGGTATCGATATTCTCGCCCCGCGCAGCCTCATTGCGCTCGCCAATCATTTTCGCGGCACCCAGCTCCTGTCGCGCCCGACGCCCGCTATCCGCGCCAATCCCGTCAATCTGCCTGATCTTGCCGATATCAAGGGGCAGGAGAGCGCGAGACGGGCGCTGGAAGTAGCGGCGGCCGGCGGCCATAATCTGCTCATGGTCGGTCCGCCCGGGTCGGGCAAATCCATGCTCGCGGCGCGCCTGCCTTCCATCCTGCCACCGCTCGAGGCGGCGGAGTTGCTGGAAGTTTCCATGGTTCATTCCATCGCCGGCCAATTGTCCGGCGGCAAGCTTTCGGACCGCAGACCGTTTCGCACGCCGCACCATTCCGCCACCATGGCAGCGCTGATTGGCGGAGGATTACGTGCCAAACCGGGCGAGGCCTCGCTTGCCCATCACGGCGTTCTTTTTCTCGATGAGTTCCCGGAATTTTCACCACAGGTGCTGGATGCGCTTCGCCAGCCGCTGGAGACGGGCGAATGCATCATTGCGCGGGCCAATCACCGCGTCAGCTATCCGGCGGAAATCCAGCTCGTCGCGGCAATGAATCCCTGCCGCTGCGGTATGGCGGGAGAGCCGGGTTTCACCTGCGCCCGCGGCCCGCGTTGTGTGACGGATTATCAGGCCCGCATTTCCGGCCCGCTGCTGGATCGCATCGATATCCGTATCGACGTTCCCGCTGTCTCCGCCGCCGATCTCATTCGCCCCGTGGCGGCCGAGCCGAGTGCCATGGTGGCCGCCCGTGTCGCCCGGGCGCGCTTTGCGCAGCAGGAACGCTATGCGGCGGCAGGATTTCCCGCCATTCGCACGAATGCCCGCTGCACGACGACCCTGATAGAAAAATATGCCGAGCCGGATGCGTCCGGGCTGCAATTGCTGCGCGACGCGGCCGAGAGGCTGAAATTTTCCGCGCGCGGTTATCATCGCATTCTCAAGGTTGCCCGTACCCTGGCCGATCTGGATGGCAAACAGACGGTCGGCCGCATCCATGTCGCCGAGGCCGTGTCCTATCGTATCGCGGGCGAAAGGCTGACGGCGGCGGCCTAG
- a CDS encoding cupin domain-containing protein, which translates to MSFKMMFATAATMAIRSVPILPASLRRAKDESVVSASCTDLRLQPAPINPDWIISGNPQARAADHSRSGDRASSTAMWDCTAGEFRWFFGWDETVYILEGEVHVTAEDGSVSILRVGDVAYFRAGTWATWRVDEYVRKVAFMRRPFPTALALAYRVKNKLFAGRSYKLAA; encoded by the coding sequence CGACAGCGGCAACCATGGCGATCCGCTCGGTGCCGATATTGCCGGCCTCTTTGCGCCGGGCAAAAGACGAAAGTGTCGTCAGCGCATCGTGCACGGATTTGCGGCTTCAGCCGGCCCCCATCAACCCTGACTGGATTATTTCCGGTAATCCCCAGGCGCGCGCGGCGGATCACTCCAGAAGCGGCGACCGCGCCTCCAGTACCGCCATGTGGGATTGCACGGCGGGTGAATTCCGCTGGTTCTTCGGCTGGGACGAGACCGTCTATATTCTCGAAGGCGAGGTGCATGTGACCGCCGAAGACGGCTCGGTCAGCATCCTGCGGGTTGGCGATGTCGCATATTTCCGTGCGGGGACCTGGGCCACCTGGCGGGTGGATGAATATGTCCGCAAGGTCGCTTTCATGCGCCGCCCATTTCCCACGGCATTGGCTCTGGCTTACCGGGTCAAGAACAAGCTGTTTGCCGGTCGCTCCTACAAGCTCGCGGCCTGA
- a CDS encoding LysE family translocator — protein MTLTTLLAYATALFIAAAIPGPGMTAIVARALGSGFRETFFMGLGLVLGDMIYLTGVILGLAFVAQTFQEAFMVLKFAGAAYLLYIAWKLWTAGLLPQDLKAKKSTSMPMSFLSGLLITLGNPKTMLFYVALVPTLIDIRMIGPSEYATLLAITFAVLMAVLLPYILLAAKARNLLKRPSALTILNRTAAGILAGTATMIAIRST, from the coding sequence ATGACGCTGACGACCCTGCTTGCCTATGCCACCGCCCTCTTCATCGCCGCCGCCATTCCTGGTCCCGGCATGACGGCAATCGTGGCGCGGGCGCTGGGATCAGGCTTCCGGGAAACCTTCTTCATGGGCCTCGGGCTGGTGCTGGGCGACATGATCTACCTGACCGGCGTGATATTGGGCCTCGCCTTTGTGGCGCAGACCTTTCAGGAGGCCTTCATGGTCCTGAAATTCGCGGGCGCGGCCTATCTCCTCTACATCGCCTGGAAGCTCTGGACCGCCGGCCTTTTGCCGCAGGACCTGAAGGCTAAAAAGAGCACCAGCATGCCCATGTCCTTCCTGTCCGGCCTGCTGATCACGCTTGGCAATCCCAAAACCATGCTGTTTTACGTGGCGCTGGTGCCGACGCTGATCGATATCCGCATGATCGGGCCGTCGGAATATGCGACACTTCTCGCCATCACCTTCGCCGTGCTGATGGCGGTTCTGCTGCCTTACATCCTGCTCGCGGCCAAGGCACGTAACCTGCTTAAACGGCCGAGCGCCTTGACGATCCTTAACCGCACCGCGGCCGGTATTCTGGCCGGAACGGCGACCATGATCGCGATCCGCAGCACCTAA